From a single Brassica napus cultivar Da-Ae chromosome C9, Da-Ae, whole genome shotgun sequence genomic region:
- the LOC111211868 gene encoding dof zinc finger protein DOF1.8 isoform X2 gives MDIAKWPQEFIVKPMNETCLKQPNPAAAPVEEKKARPEKYHALNCPRCNSLNTKFCYYNNYSLTQPRYFCKDCKRYWTQGGSLRNIPIGGGVRKNKRSSSSSSSNSNSASSSKKTLSVNNKTPPPLQQLNLKTVENDHVAKACSHGFGNAHEAKDLNSAFSQGFEIGHHHHHHHQSIPEFLQVVPSSMKNHTFVSTSSALELLGISNSSTTSSNSSPAFVTYPNVHDSSVYTAASPGFGMSYPQFQEFMRPPLGFSLDGGDSLHLEEGSSGTDNGRPLLPFESLKLHVSSSSTNSGGGNGNDHEREKEEGEADNSVGFWNGMLSAGDSAASAGGPWQ, from the exons ATGGACATAGCTAAATGGCCTCAG gaatttATTGTGAAGCCAATGAACGAGACATGCTTGAAACAGCCGAATCCTGCTGCTGCTCCAgtggaggagaagaaggcaagaCCGGAGAAATATCATGCTTTGAACTGTCCAAGATGCAACTCCCTTAACACCAAGTTCTGTTACTACAACAACTACAGCCTCACTCAGCCCAGGTACTTCTGTAAAGACTGCAAGAGATACTGGACCCAAGGTGGCTCTCTCAGGAACATCCCCATCGGCGGTGGCGTCCGGAAAAACAAGagatcttcctcttcctcttcttccaattccaATTCCGCTTCCTCTTCAAAGAAAACTCTTTCTGTCAACAACAAAACGCCACCACCACTTCAACAGCTAAACCTTAAGACTGTTGAGAATGACCACGTGGCTAAAGCGTGTTCTCATGGTTTTGGTAACGCCCACGAGGCCAAAGATCTCAACTCGGCGTTTTCTCAAGGGTTTGAGAttggtcatcatcatcatcatcatcatcaaagtaTTCCTGAGTTTCTGCAAGTAGTACCCAGCAGTATGAAGAACCACACATTTGTATCAACCTCGTCGGCTTTGGAGCTTTTAGGGATCTCCAATTCCTCAACCACCTCCTCTAACTCAAGCCCTGCTTTCGTGACCTATCCTAACGTTCATGATTCTTCGGTGTACACAGCAGCATCACCTGGGTTTGGTATGAGTTACCCACAGTTTCAAGAGTTCATGAGACCACCTTTGGGGTTCTCTCTTGATGGTGGGGATTCTCTACATCTAGAAGAGGGGTCCAGTGGCACTGACAATGGAAGGCCTTTGCTGCCTTTTGAGAGCCTGAAACTTCATGTTTCATCATCAAGCACCAATAGTGGTGGTGGCAATGGGAATGATCATGAGCgtgagaaagaagaaggagaagctgACAACTCTGTTGGGTTTTGGAATGGCATGTTAAGTGCTGGTGACTCGGCTGCCTCTGCTGGTGGACCATGGCAATAA
- the LOC111211868 gene encoding dof zinc finger protein DOF1.8 isoform X1, with the protein MDIAKWPQKEFIVKPMNETCLKQPNPAAAPVEEKKARPEKYHALNCPRCNSLNTKFCYYNNYSLTQPRYFCKDCKRYWTQGGSLRNIPIGGGVRKNKRSSSSSSSNSNSASSSKKTLSVNNKTPPPLQQLNLKTVENDHVAKACSHGFGNAHEAKDLNSAFSQGFEIGHHHHHHHQSIPEFLQVVPSSMKNHTFVSTSSALELLGISNSSTTSSNSSPAFVTYPNVHDSSVYTAASPGFGMSYPQFQEFMRPPLGFSLDGGDSLHLEEGSSGTDNGRPLLPFESLKLHVSSSSTNSGGGNGNDHEREKEEGEADNSVGFWNGMLSAGDSAASAGGPWQ; encoded by the exons ATGGACATAGCTAAATGGCCTCAG aaggaatttATTGTGAAGCCAATGAACGAGACATGCTTGAAACAGCCGAATCCTGCTGCTGCTCCAgtggaggagaagaaggcaagaCCGGAGAAATATCATGCTTTGAACTGTCCAAGATGCAACTCCCTTAACACCAAGTTCTGTTACTACAACAACTACAGCCTCACTCAGCCCAGGTACTTCTGTAAAGACTGCAAGAGATACTGGACCCAAGGTGGCTCTCTCAGGAACATCCCCATCGGCGGTGGCGTCCGGAAAAACAAGagatcttcctcttcctcttcttccaattccaATTCCGCTTCCTCTTCAAAGAAAACTCTTTCTGTCAACAACAAAACGCCACCACCACTTCAACAGCTAAACCTTAAGACTGTTGAGAATGACCACGTGGCTAAAGCGTGTTCTCATGGTTTTGGTAACGCCCACGAGGCCAAAGATCTCAACTCGGCGTTTTCTCAAGGGTTTGAGAttggtcatcatcatcatcatcatcatcaaagtaTTCCTGAGTTTCTGCAAGTAGTACCCAGCAGTATGAAGAACCACACATTTGTATCAACCTCGTCGGCTTTGGAGCTTTTAGGGATCTCCAATTCCTCAACCACCTCCTCTAACTCAAGCCCTGCTTTCGTGACCTATCCTAACGTTCATGATTCTTCGGTGTACACAGCAGCATCACCTGGGTTTGGTATGAGTTACCCACAGTTTCAAGAGTTCATGAGACCACCTTTGGGGTTCTCTCTTGATGGTGGGGATTCTCTACATCTAGAAGAGGGGTCCAGTGGCACTGACAATGGAAGGCCTTTGCTGCCTTTTGAGAGCCTGAAACTTCATGTTTCATCATCAAGCACCAATAGTGGTGGTGGCAATGGGAATGATCATGAGCgtgagaaagaagaaggagaagctgACAACTCTGTTGGGTTTTGGAATGGCATGTTAAGTGCTGGTGACTCGGCTGCCTCTGCTGGTGGACCATGGCAATAA